The Amycolatopsis sp. NBC_01480 genome segment GATCTACATCGGCACGCAGGGCATCCTGCAGGGCACCTACGAGACGTTCGCCGCCGTCGCCAAGAAACTCGCTTTGAAGGGACACAGTGGCGGCACGCTGAAGGGCACGCTCACCGTCACCGCCGGGCTCGGCGGGATGGGTGGCGCGCAGCCGCTCGCCGTCACGATGAACGACGGCGTGGCGCTGGTGATCGAGTGCGACCCGCAGCGCGCGCACCGCCGGGTCGAGACCCGTTATCTCGACGAGGTGGCCGACAACCTCGACGACGCGATCCGCCGGGTCACCGCTGCCAAGAAGGAGCGGCGGGCGCTTTCGGTCGCCGTCGTCGGCAACGCCGCCGAGGTGCTGCCGGAGCTACTGCGCCGCGGGGTGGAGGTCGACATCGTCACCGACCAGACCTCGGCGCACGACCCGCTTTCCTACCTGCCCAAGGGCATCTCCGTGGACGACTGGGCGGACTACGCGGCCAAGAAGCCCGACGAGTTCACCGACCGCGCCCGCGAGTCGATGGCCGACCACGTGAACGCGATGCTCGGCTTCCTCGACGCCGGCGCCGAGGTCTTCGACTACGGCAACTCCCTGCGCGGCGAGGCGAAGCTGGGCGGCTGCGAGCGCGCGTTCGACTTCCCGGGCTTCGTGCCCGCGTACATCCGGCCGCTGTTCTGCGAGGGCAACGGCCCGTTCCGCTGGGCGGCGCTCTCCGGCGACCCCGAGGACATCGCGGCGACCGACCGCGCGATGCTGGAGTTGTTCCCGGAGAACGAATCCCTCGCGCGCTGGATCAAGCTGGCCGGCGAGCGCGTGGCGTTCCAGGGCCTGCCCGCGCGGATCTGCTGGCTCGGCTACGGCGAGCGGCACCTGGCCGGGCTGCGGTTCAACGAGATGGTGGCCAGCGGCGAGCTGAAGGCCCCCGTGGTGATCGGCCGCGACCACCTCGACTCCGGCAGCGTCGCCTCGCCGTACCGGGAGACCGAGGGCATGGCCGACGGCTCCGACGCGATCGCCGACTGGCCGTTGCTCAACGCGCTGGTCAACACGTCCTCGGGCGCCAGCTGGGTGTCCATCCACCACGGCGGCGGCGTCGGCATGGGCCGGTCGATCCACGCCGGGCAGGTGAGCGTGGCCGACGGCACGCCGCTCGCCGCGCAGAAGCTGGAGCGGGTGCTCACGAACGACCCGGGCATGGGCGTGATCCGGCACGTCGACGCCGGGTACGAGCGCGCGGCCGAGGTCGCCGACGAGCGCGGCGTCCGGGTGCCGATGCGGGACGAGCAGTGACCGCATCCGGGCTGCTGCGGGAAATCGCCGA includes the following:
- the hutU gene encoding urocanate hydratase, producing MSTARTVRAARGTTLTAKSWQTEAALRMFHNNLDPEVAERPDDLVVYGGTGKAARNWASFDAITRELTALEVDETLLVQSGKPVGVFRTHEWAPRVLIANSNLVGDWATWPEFRRLEQQGLTMYGQMTAGSWIYIGTQGILQGTYETFAAVAKKLALKGHSGGTLKGTLTVTAGLGGMGGAQPLAVTMNDGVALVIECDPQRAHRRVETRYLDEVADNLDDAIRRVTAAKKERRALSVAVVGNAAEVLPELLRRGVEVDIVTDQTSAHDPLSYLPKGISVDDWADYAAKKPDEFTDRARESMADHVNAMLGFLDAGAEVFDYGNSLRGEAKLGGCERAFDFPGFVPAYIRPLFCEGNGPFRWAALSGDPEDIAATDRAMLELFPENESLARWIKLAGERVAFQGLPARICWLGYGERHLAGLRFNEMVASGELKAPVVIGRDHLDSGSVASPYRETEGMADGSDAIADWPLLNALVNTSSGASWVSIHHGGGVGMGRSIHAGQVSVADGTPLAAQKLERVLTNDPGMGVIRHVDAGYERAAEVADERGVRVPMRDEQ